One window of the Thermasporomyces composti genome contains the following:
- a CDS encoding S8 family serine peptidase — MTGGSRRLLAFVAVVALGITGPAGHADPGPAARTETTTAGRPESPSATVTLITGDKVHVRTLANGQTAAVVQPAPRRDGTVPRFHVSTRDGQTYVVPSDVGPLLPDVLDSALFNVTGLVEQGYDDASSPTLPVILSYPKQSPRTLLDRSVPASDETEVLESVSSVAAKVDKAEIERLADAVTRLADAAARTGTEPSRLRTAQAGPLAGVEKIWLDGRVEAALDRSTGQISAPTAWDAGYDGSGVTVAVLDTGIDDTHPDLAGKVTAARNFTDDPDTRDLNGHGTHVASIIAGSGAASDGARRGVAFGAALVSGKVLNAEGEGLVSTVIAGMEWAAGEAGADIVNMSLAADPTAYGSDLVNQAVEDLTATHGTLFVVAAGNEGCDECVQSPGVAPSALTVGAVDRDDQLADFSSRGPAPKTYALKPDITAPGVGILAARAAEGRLGGEGPYLELSGTSMATPHVAGAAALLAQARPDLTPAEIKGALMSTAVPTPGLTVYEQGAGRVDLGRLTASPVLAVPGSLDFGVVERTDDSPPVRLTVTYRNVSTEPVTIDLDAQLGEDDGSSHLVTVEPARLTVPAGDTGTARVSVDVAASELGRYTGVLTARTSAGTSLRTPLGVVVEPKRYKLTVTGVARDGRPALPWVGVTAASPLVDVHTGETVTTFCPSDDPSDTICYLVPAGTYSLLSFVETQPAGAERGQYPPLHTTLVGDPEIEVTGDTAVTLDARDAVEITVRTSTQKDATLNLGGAVDLTWRRTAANGVTASDSLFNPPGAQAEERLFAQPMSPAKVGRVGMTSHWRLEAPAVAMTVPGARDIELAPTYYQMDAAATSSAEFPVVDGRLSLPVVDAGDGRPDEIARLNLRGALALIRRSDEISVADQSNAAADAGARVVAIYNDRPGRNAAFGPSSAPLRVPTVRLSHEEGRRLLDRLETRRVTVVVTGEPASPYVYDLVFAERDGIPGSLRYTVGPKDLVRVDRDFHTQSADTLAYSEASYPFQPTDEFVIAHLRPLREVPRSRTDYHLVDPQTRWSYLVTVPEKPTTWSPEFALLELLAPGVSYSRSGRTSQSWARGPLAVDLNEQFPAARYENLLILGRRSPGVQESVGMVDGEGHFSDVVTTDGDKGFTTLFRLSRGREVLWETDRLPGGERGVVELPTGEDETYRMTFDVTNDAPWAQLSTRTRTEWTFRSARTEGPEPTPLPLLTARYDLDLDLTNQLKPGLRPVEVTVDHQVDVEIPITRFRFDVSYDDGRHWTRLQAHRTVADTWRVNLGPKAPTHARYVSFRVSAGDADGNRIEQEIIRAAALRPKGR; from the coding sequence GTGACCGGCGGTAGCCGTCGCCTCCTCGCCTTCGTCGCTGTCGTCGCGTTGGGCATCACCGGCCCGGCCGGTCACGCCGACCCCGGTCCCGCTGCCCGCACCGAGACGACCACGGCTGGACGACCCGAGTCGCCGTCCGCGACCGTCACGCTCATCACCGGTGACAAGGTGCACGTACGCACCCTGGCGAACGGGCAGACGGCAGCCGTCGTCCAGCCCGCGCCACGCCGCGACGGCACGGTTCCGCGGTTCCACGTCAGCACCCGTGACGGCCAGACCTATGTCGTGCCGTCCGACGTCGGACCGCTGCTGCCGGACGTGCTCGACTCCGCCCTCTTCAATGTGACCGGCCTCGTCGAGCAGGGCTACGACGACGCCTCCAGCCCCACCCTTCCGGTCATCCTGTCCTACCCGAAGCAGAGCCCGCGCACCCTGCTCGACCGCTCCGTGCCCGCGAGCGACGAGACCGAGGTGCTGGAGAGCGTCTCGTCGGTGGCGGCGAAGGTCGACAAGGCGGAGATCGAGCGCCTGGCCGACGCCGTGACCCGCCTCGCCGACGCGGCGGCGCGCACCGGCACGGAGCCGTCCCGCCTGCGCACCGCCCAGGCCGGCCCGCTGGCGGGAGTCGAGAAGATCTGGCTCGACGGCCGGGTCGAGGCTGCCCTGGACCGCAGCACCGGGCAGATCTCCGCACCGACGGCGTGGGACGCCGGCTACGACGGCTCAGGCGTCACCGTCGCCGTCCTCGACACCGGCATCGACGACACCCACCCGGACCTGGCCGGCAAGGTGACGGCCGCACGGAACTTCACCGACGACCCCGACACCCGCGACCTCAACGGGCACGGCACCCACGTGGCGTCCATCATCGCGGGCTCCGGAGCGGCGTCGGACGGCGCGCGGCGCGGCGTCGCATTCGGCGCCGCCCTGGTCAGCGGCAAGGTCCTCAACGCCGAGGGCGAAGGGCTGGTCTCCACTGTCATCGCCGGGATGGAGTGGGCGGCCGGTGAGGCGGGCGCCGACATCGTGAACATGAGCCTCGCGGCCGACCCCACGGCGTACGGCAGCGATCTGGTGAACCAGGCGGTCGAGGACCTCACCGCCACGCACGGGACGCTGTTCGTGGTCGCCGCCGGAAACGAGGGATGCGACGAGTGCGTCCAGTCCCCTGGTGTCGCGCCCAGCGCGCTCACGGTCGGCGCGGTGGACCGCGACGACCAGCTCGCCGACTTCTCCAGCCGCGGCCCAGCGCCGAAGACGTACGCGCTCAAGCCGGACATCACCGCGCCGGGGGTCGGGATCCTGGCCGCGCGGGCCGCCGAGGGGCGGCTCGGTGGCGAGGGGCCCTACCTGGAGCTCTCCGGGACCTCGATGGCGACCCCCCACGTGGCTGGAGCCGCGGCCCTGCTGGCGCAGGCCCGTCCCGACCTCACCCCCGCCGAGATCAAGGGCGCGCTCATGTCCACCGCCGTGCCGACGCCCGGCCTCACGGTGTACGAGCAGGGCGCCGGTCGCGTCGACCTCGGCCGGCTCACGGCCAGCCCGGTCCTCGCCGTCCCGGGTTCGCTCGACTTCGGCGTCGTCGAACGGACCGACGACTCCCCGCCCGTGCGGCTGACGGTCACCTACCGCAACGTGTCAACCGAGCCGGTGACGATCGACCTCGACGCGCAGCTCGGCGAGGACGACGGGAGCTCCCACCTGGTCACGGTCGAGCCCGCGCGGCTCACCGTCCCCGCGGGCGACACGGGCACGGCGCGGGTCTCCGTCGACGTCGCCGCCAGTGAGCTCGGCCGGTACACCGGCGTGCTCACGGCGCGGACATCCGCGGGAACGTCGCTGCGGACGCCGCTCGGTGTGGTCGTCGAGCCGAAGCGGTACAAGCTCACCGTCACCGGTGTCGCGCGGGATGGACGGCCCGCCTTGCCGTGGGTCGGTGTCACGGCCGCCTCGCCGCTGGTGGACGTCCACACCGGCGAGACCGTGACGACGTTCTGCCCCAGCGACGATCCTTCGGACACCATCTGCTACCTGGTGCCGGCCGGCACCTACTCGCTGCTGTCGTTCGTCGAGACCCAGCCGGCTGGCGCGGAGCGAGGGCAGTACCCACCGCTGCACACCACGCTGGTCGGCGACCCGGAGATCGAGGTCACGGGCGACACCGCGGTCACGCTCGACGCCCGCGACGCGGTCGAGATCACGGTCCGAACGTCAACGCAGAAGGACGCCACCCTGAACCTCGGCGGTGCCGTCGACCTCACCTGGCGGCGGACGGCGGCGAACGGCGTGACCGCCAGCGACAGCCTCTTCAACCCTCCCGGCGCTCAGGCGGAGGAGCGCTTGTTCGCGCAGCCGATGAGCCCGGCGAAGGTCGGCCGGGTGGGGATGACCTCGCACTGGCGGCTGGAGGCGCCGGCCGTCGCCATGACCGTCCCCGGTGCGCGGGACATCGAGCTGGCCCCGACGTACTACCAGATGGATGCCGCAGCCACGTCGAGCGCTGAGTTCCCGGTGGTGGACGGCCGGCTCAGCCTGCCGGTGGTCGACGCGGGAGACGGTCGTCCGGACGAGATCGCCCGCCTCAACCTCCGCGGTGCTCTGGCGCTCATCCGGCGTTCCGACGAGATCTCGGTCGCGGACCAGTCGAACGCGGCGGCCGACGCGGGCGCTCGTGTGGTGGCGATCTACAACGACCGACCGGGCAGAAACGCGGCGTTCGGCCCGTCCAGCGCCCCGCTGCGGGTGCCGACCGTCCGGCTCTCCCACGAGGAAGGCCGCCGCCTCCTGGACCGGCTCGAGACCCGACGCGTCACCGTCGTCGTGACCGGCGAGCCGGCGAGCCCGTACGTCTACGACCTCGTCTTCGCCGAGCGGGACGGCATCCCGGGGTCCCTCCGGTACACCGTCGGCCCCAAGGACCTGGTGCGGGTCGACCGGGACTTCCACACGCAGTCAGCGGACACGCTCGCCTACAGCGAGGCGTCGTACCCGTTCCAGCCGACGGACGAGTTCGTCATCGCCCACCTTCGTCCCCTGCGTGAGGTGCCGCGGTCGCGGACCGACTACCACCTCGTCGACCCCCAGACCCGGTGGTCCTACCTGGTCACGGTGCCCGAGAAGCCGACCACGTGGTCCCCTGAGTTCGCCCTCCTGGAGCTGCTGGCTCCGGGGGTGAGCTACTCCCGGTCAGGACGGACATCGCAGTCCTGGGCCCGCGGACCGCTCGCGGTCGACCTGAACGAGCAGTTCCCCGCCGCCCGCTACGAGAACCTGCTCATCCTTGGGCGGAGGTCCCCAGGCGTGCAGGAGAGCGTCGGCATGGTCGACGGCGAGGGACACTTCTCGGACGTGGTCACCACCGACGGGGACAAGGGGTTCACCACGCTCTTCCGGCTGAGCCGGGGCCGGGAGGTGCTGTGGGAGACGGACCGGCTGCCAGGCGGGGAGAGGGGCGTCGTCGAGCTGCCCACGGGCGAAGACGAGACCTATCGGATGACGTTCGACGTGACCAATGACGCCCCGTGGGCGCAGCTGTCCACGCGCACGCGGACCGAGTGGACCTTCCGCTCGGCGCGGACGGAGGGTCCCGAGCCAACACCCCTTCCGCTGCTGACCGCGCGCTACGACCTCGATCTCGACCTCACCAACCAGCTCAAGCCTGGCCTGCGACCGGTCGAGGTGACGGTCGACCACCAGGTCGACGTCGAGATCCCGATCACGAGGTTCCGGTTCGACGTCTCCTACGACGACGGCCGGCACTGGACGAGGCTCCAGGCCCACCGCACCGTCGCCGACACCTGGCGCGTGAACCTCGGCCCCAAGGCGCCCACGCACGCTCGGTACGTGTCGTTCCGGGTGAGCGCCGGGGACGCGGACGGCAACCGGATCGAGCAGGAGATCATCCGGGCCGCGGCCCTCCGACCGAAGGGACGGTGA
- a CDS encoding DUF1330 domain-containing protein: MAAYVISEVEILDERGADEYRARAAASIEQYGGRYLVRGAAPDVVEGEGTSRRIVIVEFPSMERLREWYASPAYAEALRFRATALERRLMFVEGLPEL, from the coding sequence ATGGCGGCGTACGTCATCTCGGAAGTGGAGATCCTTGACGAGCGCGGCGCCGACGAGTATCGCGCACGAGCGGCGGCGTCGATCGAACAGTACGGCGGACGGTACCTGGTCCGCGGCGCCGCCCCCGACGTGGTCGAAGGCGAGGGCACCTCACGACGGATCGTGATCGTCGAGTTTCCGTCGATGGAACGCCTGCGCGAGTGGTACGCCTCGCCGGCCTACGCGGAGGCGCTCAGGTTCCGCGCGACCGCGTTGGAGCGCCGCCTCATGTTCGTCGAAGGCCTGCCAGAGCTCTAG
- a CDS encoding DUF5996 family protein translates to MTHHDASWPQLKVADWEPTRDTLHMWTQIVGKVRLAHAPMVNHWWQVPLYVSARGLTTSAIPYGDRIFDLEFDFIDHQLRIRTGDGGLREIALEPKPVATFYAETMDALAELGIPTRIQPHPNEVELAIPFAEDTRHRAYDGEAARLFWRQLVQADRVFHQFRASFVGKVSPVHFFWGAFDLACSRFSGRRAPTYRGSAPNVGTFVMQEGYSHELSSCGFWPGGSSEGTFYSYAYPEPEGFADYPVEPEQAVYSRELGEFVLPYEVVRTSDDPDQVLMRFLRSTYAAAADLGTWDRAALEIDPQRWAERSAVGGR, encoded by the coding sequence GTGACCCATCACGACGCGAGCTGGCCGCAGCTCAAAGTGGCGGACTGGGAGCCGACTCGGGACACACTGCACATGTGGACGCAGATCGTCGGCAAGGTGCGCTTGGCGCACGCTCCGATGGTCAACCACTGGTGGCAGGTCCCGCTCTACGTCAGCGCTCGAGGGCTCACCACCTCGGCGATTCCCTATGGTGACCGGATCTTCGATCTCGAGTTCGACTTCATCGATCACCAACTCCGCATTCGGACGGGGGACGGGGGTCTTCGCGAGATCGCGCTCGAGCCGAAGCCGGTGGCCACCTTCTACGCCGAGACCATGGACGCCCTGGCCGAGCTGGGGATTCCCACGCGGATCCAGCCCCACCCCAACGAGGTGGAGCTGGCGATCCCGTTCGCGGAGGACACCCGGCACCGCGCCTACGACGGCGAGGCCGCCCGGCTGTTCTGGCGTCAGCTCGTCCAGGCCGACCGGGTGTTCCACCAGTTCCGGGCTTCGTTCGTCGGCAAGGTCAGCCCTGTGCACTTCTTCTGGGGCGCTTTCGACCTGGCGTGCTCCCGGTTTTCCGGTCGTCGCGCGCCGACGTACCGGGGCTCCGCGCCGAACGTCGGCACCTTCGTGATGCAGGAGGGCTACTCGCACGAGCTGAGCAGCTGTGGCTTCTGGCCGGGCGGGAGCTCCGAGGGGACGTTCTACTCCTATGCCTATCCGGAACCGGAGGGGTTCGCCGACTACCCGGTCGAGCCGGAGCAGGCGGTCTACAGCCGCGAGCTCGGCGAGTTCGTCCTGCCGTACGAGGTGGTGCGCACCTCCGACGATCCCGACCAGGTCCTCATGCGCTTCCTGCGGTCCACCTACGCGGCCGCGGCCGACCTGGGGACGTGGGACCGCGCGGCGCTCGAGATCGACCCGCAGCGGTGGGCGGAGCGTTCCGCCGTTGGCGGACGCTGA
- a CDS encoding SDR family oxidoreductase, producing the protein MRIAVVGATGRIGRLTSQALEKAGHEVVPISRSHGVDVLSDDLRPVLKGVETVVDVTNCTARQPTETVRFFTTATNRLLEAERDVGATHHVLLSIACLYRVIGNAHYAGKRAQEVAVETGGVPYTIVPATQFHDFGAMVASWTEVDGVSTIAPLLLQPIAPEDVADILARIAVGPPQGRYRDVAGPETQDLVDMARRTYAAMGKSIKLVPTWDGVFGLDMSGNALLPGPDAEIAPTTFDEWLARLGEAEAR; encoded by the coding sequence ATGCGGATCGCGGTTGTCGGGGCGACGGGGCGCATCGGGCGCCTCACCTCACAGGCTTTGGAGAAGGCTGGGCACGAGGTCGTCCCCATCAGCCGGAGCCATGGGGTGGACGTCCTGAGCGACGACCTGCGGCCGGTTCTCAAGGGCGTCGAGACGGTCGTCGACGTCACCAACTGCACCGCACGCCAACCGACGGAGACCGTTCGCTTCTTCACCACGGCGACGAACCGTCTGCTCGAGGCCGAGCGCGACGTGGGGGCAACGCACCACGTCCTCCTCTCCATCGCGTGCCTGTATCGAGTCATCGGCAACGCTCACTACGCCGGGAAGCGCGCGCAGGAGGTGGCTGTCGAGACGGGCGGTGTGCCGTACACGATCGTGCCGGCGACGCAGTTCCACGACTTCGGGGCCATGGTCGCGAGCTGGACCGAGGTGGACGGGGTGAGCACGATCGCCCCGCTCCTGCTGCAGCCGATCGCACCCGAGGACGTGGCCGACATCCTCGCCCGAATCGCGGTCGGTCCTCCGCAGGGTCGCTACCGAGACGTCGCTGGCCCGGAGACGCAAGATCTCGTTGACATGGCGCGGCGTACCTACGCGGCGATGGGCAAGTCCATCAAGCTGGTACCCACGTGGGATGGGGTCTTCGGCCTCGATATGTCCGGGAACGCGCTCCTCCCGGGCCCGGATGCGGAGATCGCCCCCACCACGTTCGACGAGTGGCTCGCTCGTCTCGGCGAGGCGGAGGCTCGCTGA
- a CDS encoding M56 family metallopeptidase, with protein MTPLLVGLAGYVVVFAVLGPRLLRGCERRQRVTPRSGLLLWTAVPTSWVAAVLAVGLAATAQLTGGLGLAALVHACLRAVLTMLDARQPENVPTAVALLGSFAIVVRLCWVAARQAYLDRRQRRAHHREVCRPAATAFVGGRRISILESPTPAAYCVPGRRQVIVLTTGALARLSAPELDAVLGHEHAHLRGRHHVVLAWGTILAAAFPFIPLLQRMPHELARLLEWLADDHASRRHGRHTVASALVTMATSATTYPPDAALTVTGSDVVDRVRRLLQPPSRERATRWPLTAAITAPVLAFATAAALLVPAVTADPTPLCQGQRAWGKPSSSAHHITT; from the coding sequence ATGACGCCGCTCCTGGTCGGCCTGGCCGGCTACGTCGTGGTGTTCGCCGTCCTCGGCCCGCGACTGTTGCGCGGCTGTGAGCGCCGCCAGCGTGTCACGCCGAGATCCGGCCTGCTCCTGTGGACGGCCGTCCCCACCTCGTGGGTCGCGGCTGTCCTCGCCGTCGGACTGGCCGCCACCGCGCAGCTCACGGGCGGCCTCGGGCTGGCGGCGCTCGTTCACGCCTGCCTCCGCGCGGTCCTCACCATGCTCGACGCGCGCCAACCCGAGAACGTGCCGACGGCCGTCGCCCTGCTCGGCTCCTTCGCCATCGTCGTCCGCCTCTGCTGGGTCGCCGCGCGACAGGCGTACCTCGACCGACGACAACGACGAGCGCATCACCGCGAGGTGTGTCGCCCGGCCGCGACCGCGTTCGTGGGTGGGCGACGAATCTCGATCCTGGAAAGTCCCACGCCGGCGGCGTACTGCGTGCCAGGACGTCGGCAGGTGATCGTGCTCACGACGGGCGCCTTGGCGCGGCTCTCAGCACCCGAGCTCGACGCGGTCCTCGGCCACGAGCACGCCCACCTTCGCGGCAGGCACCACGTCGTCCTGGCATGGGGAACGATTCTGGCCGCGGCGTTCCCGTTCATCCCGCTTCTCCAGCGAATGCCACACGAGCTGGCGCGCCTGCTCGAATGGCTCGCCGACGACCACGCCAGCCGACGGCACGGCAGACACACGGTCGCGTCCGCCCTCGTCACGATGGCGACGTCAGCGACGACCTACCCGCCTGACGCCGCACTGACGGTGACTGGATCGGACGTCGTGGACCGAGTCCGGCGGCTCCTCCAGCCTCCGTCGAGAGAGCGGGCGACGCGCTGGCCGCTCACCGCGGCGATCACGGCACCTGTCCTCGCCTTCGCGACCGCCGCGGCCCTTCTCGTACCGGCCGTCACCGCCGATCCCACGCCGCTGTGCCAAGGACAGCGAGCGTGGGGGAAGCCGTCGTCCTCTGCCCACCACATCACGACGTGA
- a CDS encoding BlaI/MecI/CopY family transcriptional regulator — protein sequence MRSLGPLESEVMSLLWEADEALTVRQVLDNLRDRDLAYTTVATVLENLYRKGWVTRRRLGRVWHYRARIASSDHAASVMREALAASKSPRATFLKFVDQISDEEAAMLRELLDEATRREER from the coding sequence ATGCGGAGTCTCGGCCCGCTTGAGTCCGAGGTCATGTCGCTGCTGTGGGAGGCCGACGAAGCCCTCACGGTGCGGCAGGTGCTCGACAACCTGCGTGACCGGGACCTCGCCTACACCACGGTCGCCACTGTCTTGGAGAACCTTTACCGCAAGGGGTGGGTCACCAGAAGGCGACTGGGGCGGGTGTGGCACTACCGAGCCCGCATCGCGTCGAGCGATCACGCCGCGTCGGTGATGCGGGAGGCCCTGGCGGCGAGTAAGAGCCCGCGCGCGACCTTCCTGAAGTTCGTCGATCAGATCAGTGACGAGGAAGCCGCGATGCTGCGGGAGCTGCTCGACGAGGCCACCCGGCGGGAGGAGCGATGA
- a CDS encoding DsbA family protein produces the protein MSREDRRGSTALLGITLALTVVLIIVLAWKTAGGGSTEAATARPGPTAGSELAEKLLSYQRRLPDDPLAIGRADAPVVLIAYEDFRCPYCAKYATDIEPQLIERYVTSGVLRIEWRDFPVLGEESMELAKAARAAARQGKFWEFHDAVYAIGASKPRFSEELIQDLAREAGVPDLTRFNADRADPRIERAIRADMAEGRELGVFSTPTFFINTQPILGAQPLERFMTIIEAERATR, from the coding sequence ATGTCACGGGAGGACCGCAGAGGATCGACCGCGCTGCTGGGGATCACGCTGGCGCTGACGGTCGTCCTGATCATCGTCTTGGCGTGGAAGACAGCAGGCGGCGGCTCGACCGAGGCGGCGACCGCTCGCCCCGGTCCGACGGCCGGGAGTGAGCTCGCCGAGAAGCTGCTGTCCTACCAACGACGCCTGCCCGATGACCCGCTCGCCATCGGACGCGCTGACGCTCCGGTCGTCCTCATCGCGTACGAGGACTTCCGCTGTCCGTACTGCGCGAAGTACGCCACCGACATCGAACCGCAGCTCATCGAGCGCTACGTCACCTCGGGTGTGCTGCGCATCGAGTGGCGTGACTTCCCGGTCCTGGGCGAGGAGTCGATGGAGCTCGCCAAAGCGGCCCGCGCCGCCGCGCGGCAAGGCAAGTTCTGGGAGTTCCACGACGCGGTGTACGCGATCGGCGCTTCGAAGCCCCGCTTCTCCGAGGAGCTCATTCAGGACCTCGCCCGCGAGGCGGGAGTCCCCGATCTGACGAGGTTCAACGCCGACCGAGCCGACCCGAGGATCGAGCGAGCGATCCGGGCTGACATGGCGGAAGGTCGCGAGCTCGGAGTGTTCAGCACACCCACGTTCTTCATCAACACCCAACCGATTCTCGGCGCCCAGCCGTTGGAGCGGTTCATGACGATCATCGAGGCGGAACGGGCCACGAGATGA
- a CDS encoding cytochrome c biogenesis CcdA family protein: MNVGYLGAFLGGVLALVSPCSALLVPAFFAYAFANRVRLLLRTGVFYLGLATTLVPMGVAAGSVGALLTAHRDVVVWVGGVLMMGMGAALILGFGFGSTAAQRVSGRIRVSSALSVYVLGGVYGLAGFCAGPLLGSVLTMAMTGASPVYGGSLLATYALGMALPLFLIAALWDRFDLGHRRWLRGRPLRLGPLRPHSTTLVAGLLFVVLGVVFLATDGTGSLGSPVSLDTQFAVQAWVQETVAAVSDTVVLIVVAATSCATVALVAIRRALRDRRHPKTRQSPTPR; encoded by the coding sequence ATGAACGTCGGCTACCTCGGCGCCTTCCTCGGCGGGGTGCTCGCGCTGGTGAGCCCTTGCTCGGCGCTGCTGGTGCCCGCGTTCTTCGCGTACGCGTTCGCCAACCGGGTGCGCCTCCTGCTCCGTACCGGCGTCTTCTACCTCGGGCTCGCGACAACGCTCGTGCCGATGGGAGTGGCCGCCGGCTCGGTCGGCGCTCTCCTCACCGCGCACCGCGACGTCGTGGTCTGGGTGGGCGGAGTGCTCATGATGGGTATGGGAGCAGCGCTCATCCTCGGGTTCGGGTTCGGCTCGACGGCCGCGCAACGCGTCAGTGGCCGGATCCGCGTCTCCTCCGCGCTGTCCGTCTATGTGCTGGGCGGCGTGTATGGCCTGGCGGGGTTCTGCGCCGGTCCCCTCCTGGGGAGTGTGCTGACGATGGCCATGACCGGGGCCAGCCCGGTCTACGGAGGCTCCTTGCTGGCGACCTACGCGCTCGGCATGGCGTTGCCGCTGTTTCTCATCGCGGCGCTGTGGGATCGGTTCGACCTGGGCCACCGCCGGTGGTTGCGAGGTCGACCACTGCGCCTCGGGCCGCTGCGGCCGCACAGCACCACCTTGGTCGCGGGACTCCTCTTCGTCGTGCTCGGCGTGGTGTTCCTCGCCACCGACGGAACCGGGTCCTTGGGCAGTCCTGTCAGTCTGGACACCCAGTTCGCCGTGCAGGCCTGGGTGCAAGAGACCGTCGCGGCGGTCTCGGACACGGTCGTGTTGATCGTCGTGGCGGCCACGTCCTGCGCCACTGTCGCATTGGTCGCCATACGTCGCGCCCTCCGCGATCGGAGACACCCGAAGACTCGGCAGAGTCCAACGCCACGGTGA
- a CDS encoding isochorismatase family protein, producing MRLLSVDFQHDFVSPGGVHYRGQPCVEFVLDTVVPFAREHGVGIAEIVSDYRDPGGDDVPTCVPGRWGYESAIPEDVKPASPWVKASVAPTWVRDGGGRADVVPGPPRPDPDGFTAWLTTTLGPPDPKEPVVLLGLVLEVCVLATLIELRLRGYLATVLVEGVDTYDGDQRRKRDFLDTLAPFWGRPLTWSECVTTLAS from the coding sequence GTGCGGCTGCTCAGCGTCGACTTCCAGCACGACTTCGTCTCGCCCGGGGGCGTCCACTACCGCGGCCAGCCCTGCGTCGAGTTCGTCCTGGACACGGTGGTGCCGTTCGCCCGCGAGCACGGCGTCGGGATCGCGGAGATCGTCTCCGACTACCGCGATCCGGGCGGCGACGACGTCCCTACCTGCGTGCCCGGCCGCTGGGGCTACGAGTCGGCGATCCCCGAGGACGTCAAGCCCGCGTCCCCCTGGGTGAAGGCGTCCGTCGCGCCGACGTGGGTGCGGGACGGCGGCGGACGAGCCGACGTGGTCCCCGGACCTCCACGACCTGACCCGGACGGGTTCACTGCCTGGCTCACCACGACGCTCGGTCCACCGGACCCCAAGGAGCCGGTCGTGCTCCTGGGGCTCGTGCTGGAGGTGTGCGTGCTGGCCACCCTCATCGAGCTCCGGCTGCGCGGCTACCTCGCGACGGTGCTGGTCGAAGGGGTCGACACCTACGACGGCGACCAGCGACGCAAGCGGGACTTCCTCGACACCCTCGCACCGTTCTGGGGGCGGCCGCTGACCTGGTCCGAGTGCGTGACCACGCTCGCGAGCTGA
- a CDS encoding tetratricopeptide repeat protein gives MADERLTAARDLYEKAVFFADTEALTAANNQLDEVEADLALARGRLLHARFLADRAEDPNELVQFERAATLYGRLGNTRGEAEACFWIGAFHQVVRQDGDAALPWLRKAYELAERANDPLTLSYAARHLGFHAMEAGDLTTARELLEESLQLRRKLDFRPGVAAALLALADVTSRVGEKEKARELLAEAEAEATASGAKGVLSWIEQARADFS, from the coding sequence ATGGCGGACGAACGACTGACCGCGGCGCGAGACCTCTACGAGAAGGCGGTCTTCTTCGCTGACACCGAGGCGTTGACGGCGGCCAACAACCAGCTGGACGAGGTGGAAGCCGATCTCGCCTTGGCACGGGGACGGCTCCTCCACGCGCGCTTCCTCGCCGATCGCGCCGAGGACCCGAACGAGCTCGTCCAGTTCGAACGCGCCGCGACGCTCTACGGTCGGTTGGGCAACACCCGAGGCGAGGCCGAGGCGTGCTTCTGGATCGGCGCCTTCCACCAGGTGGTCCGTCAGGACGGCGATGCCGCGCTCCCGTGGCTCCGCAAGGCGTACGAGCTTGCGGAGCGTGCGAACGATCCGCTGACTCTCTCGTACGCCGCACGGCACCTGGGATTCCACGCGATGGAGGCCGGCGACCTCACGACCGCGCGCGAGCTGCTTGAGGAGTCGCTCCAGCTGCGCCGCAAGCTCGACTTCCGCCCCGGTGTCGCGGCCGCCTTGCTCGCCCTGGCCGACGTGACGAGCCGGGTGGGCGAGAAGGAGAAGGCCCGTGAGCTCCTCGCCGAGGCGGAGGCTGAGGCGACGGCCAGCGGCGCGAAGGGTGTGCTGTCGTGGATCGAGCAGGCACGTGCCGACTTCTCGTAG